The Seriola aureovittata isolate HTS-2021-v1 ecotype China chromosome 12, ASM2101889v1, whole genome shotgun sequence genome window below encodes:
- the arf1 gene encoding ADP-ribosylation factor 1, whose translation MGNVFAGLFKMFGKKEMRILMVGLDAAGKTTILYKLKLGEIVTTIPTIGFNVETVEYKNISFTVWDVGGQDKIRPLWRHYFQNTQGLIFVVDSNDRERCTEAREELLRMLAEDELRDAVLLVFANKQDLPNAMNAAELTDKMNLHSLRNRHWYIQATCATTGDGLYEGLDWLSNQLKNH comes from the exons ATGGGGAATGTGTTTGCAGGGTTATTTAAAATGTTCGGAAAGAAGGAGATGAGGATTCTCATGGTGGGTCTGGATGCTGCTGGAAAAACAACTATTTTGTACAAGCTCAAACTTGGAGAGATTGTGACTACCATTCCTACAATag GCTTTAATGTAGAGACAGTAGAGTACAAGAACATCAGTTTCACAGTATGGGATGTCGGTGGTCAAGACAAAATTCGACCGCTGTGGCGTCATTACTTCCAGAACACACAGG GTCTCATCTTTGTTGTGGACAGCAATGACAGAGAACGATGTACAGAGGCTCGTGAAGAGCTCTTGAGAATGTTGGCAGAGGATGAGCTGCGTGATGCCGTCCTATTAGTGTTTGCCAACAAACAA GACCTTCCAAACGCTATGAATGCTGCTGAGCTCACAGACAAGATGAATCTTCACTCCCTACGCAACAGACACTGGTACATCCAGGCAACCTGTGCCACCACTGGGGATGGTCTCTATGAAGGACTGGATTGGTTGTCTAATCAGCTAAAAAACCATTAA
- the c12h1orf35 gene encoding multiple myeloma tumor-associated protein 2: MFGSSRSGGIRGGQDQFNWDDVKVDKHRENYLGNSLMAPVGRWQKGKDLTWYAKDKKGKEALSREDELAAIKAAEHEALMAALGHKNIKRQPTGLTKEDLADVCRREEVDGEERNVDRVSGLGSSSAGSRKILLSQKEKEAAKIGLPVFTHHKTEGRPETTTARTSESVEKGEVEQRHESKKKKKEKKSKKEKKKKEKKKKRQRRDSSSSDSDDNRKRHRKDHHHHNPSYHSQSGARPHDSHSRGGAKAERQPSYPYHRQQRHDTDSSDGGSPVSRNPASHKMAPAGATQSHRRRHDTDSDD, translated from the exons ATGTTTGGTTCTTCGAGATCAGGGGGGATCCGAGGAGGACAGGACCAGTTCAACTGGGATGACGTGAAAGTTGATAAGCACAGAGAAAATTATCTCG GTAACTCTTTGATGGCACCAGTAGGTCGATGGCAAAAAGGCAAAGACCTGACATGGTatgcaaaagacaaaaaaggcaAGGAGGCTTTGTCCAGAGAGGATGAACTTGCCGCCATCAAAGCTGCAGAGCACGAGGCACTGATGGCTGCCCT AGGGCACAAGAATATAAAGAGACAACCAACTGGCCTGACCAAAGAA GACCTTGCAGATGTTTGCAGGCGGGAAGAGGTTGATGGTGAGGAGAGAAATGTGGACCGTGTCTCAGGCCTGGGAAGCTCcag tGCAGGGTCAAGGAAAATATTGCTGTcccaaaaagaaaaggaggctGCGAAAATAGGCTTACCAGTTTTTACA CACCATAAGACCGAGGGTCGTCCAGAAACCACAACAGCAAGAACATCTGAGAGTGTAGAAAAAGGAGAGGTGGAACAACG GCATGagagcaaaaagaagaagaaagagaaaaagagcaaaaaggagaaaaagaagaaggaaaaaaagaagaaaaggcaaAGAAGAGACTCATCCTCTTCAGATTCAGATGACAACAGAAAGCG GCACAGAAAGGACCACCATCATCATAATCCATCATACCATAGTCAGAGTGGAGCCAGACCCCATGACAGCCATTCAAGGGGGGGGGCAAAGGCTGAGCGACAGCCCTCCTACCCTTATCATCGACAGCAGCGGCATGACACAGACTCCTCTGATGGGGGGTCTCCTGTGTCCCGTAACCCCGCCAGCCACAAGATGGCCCCTGCTGGTGCAACACAAAGCCACAGGCGGCGCCACGACACAGACTCGGACGACTAA